The following DNA comes from Maylandia zebra isolate NMK-2024a linkage group LG6, Mzebra_GT3a, whole genome shotgun sequence.
CAGACTTTAAGCTCAATTTAAGATGAATatgacataaaaacacaaagaaatcaatcagaatcagagaagaaaagaagaccaaATCAATCAGTGTCACCAACGAATGTGTTCTTAACACAGACTGCTACATATAAAATCATTTTTCTACTCAATGTGATTAATGGGAGGGATGAGGAGAGGTGCAGAGTTTTTGCCATTGTCGTTATTACAGGGATTGAAGTATGGGTAGAGTTTCTCAGTGAAGGAGCAGCCAGTAAAGGAGTAGATAAGAGCTGCTGCATCTATATCATAAAAGGAAACCACACCCTCCTCATAATCTACAAACACTCCCACCTTCTCAGGACCAGACGGACGACAGACACAGACATCATGTTCATCGAGAGCTTTGTACTCATTTCCATTTCTCAGCACTACAGTCCAGAATCCATCCTCGGGACTAAGAGTCATTATTTTCTTCCTGTCGATCGACTCTCTGGCCACTCCCAATTCCCAGTCAGTCTTTCTTTTAACTTGAGCCTCATAGTAAAATCTGCCTGAAGAGAAACTCTGCTTtcctaaaacacaaacacagtaagaAAATCTCTCCGGGTTGTCAGGAAGATTGTGCTTTTCATCTCCATGATTCACTTGTTTTCCATCATCAGACAAGATGAGCTCAGGATGTGCTGTATCAGCATCAAGACTCACATCCACAGCATACTGCTGGACCCTCCTCAGCTCAGCCTCAAACAGCTTCTTCATTTCTATCCTCAGTGTCTCCTCCAGCTGAGCCACAGCTCTCATCACAGTCCCCTCATACGTTGGTGGAAGGACGATGACCTCAGTCCAGTCCTTGGTAGGTGGAACAGCTTTCAGAGATGAGAAGCTTTGAATAAAGTGGAGGTGGTCTTCAGAGCATATTAGATTCTTCACCTCAGAGCTcctcttcttcagctctgagaTTTCCTGTTCCAGCTCTTTGATGAGACCTTCAGCCTGTTTCtctgttgtttcctgtttgtcttcTATCTCCTTTATGACCTTCTTCAGGCCTTTCTCAATAAACTCCTTCAGAACAGTGAAGATCTGAACaccttctgttttctgtttgtctgcagCATCTTTACTCATCTTCTCTGACTCATTGATCTCCTGAATCTTCTGTCGTCTCTTCTCGATCATTTGCTGAATTTCATCATCCATTTTCCTCAGCTCTGTCTTCTTTTCTTCAGATTCTTCTCTCAGAGGTACAAACTCATGAGTCTTGTGGTCTAAAACAGAGCAGAGCGTGCAGACACTTGTCTGATCGGTCTTACAGAACAGCTCCAGATGTTTATCGTGCTTCATACACATCCTGCCTTCCAGGTTCTCCACAGGCTCAATCAGCTGATGTCTTTTCAGACCTTTGACTGTCAGATGAGGTTCTAGGTGAGTCTCACAGTAGGAGGTCAGACACACCAGGCAGGACTTCAGGGCCCTCAGTCTGGTTCCAGTGCAGATGTCACAGGGAACTTCTCCTGGTTTGGCAGCTTGTTGCTCTGCGCTGCTCCTCTTGGCTTTCTGTTGAGTTTCATCTCTGAACTGAGCAACCACCTCAGAGAACAAAGTGTTAACCTTCAACAGAGGTCTACAGTAGAAAGCCTCTTTGCACATGGGGCACTGACAAGGAGCATTTCTATCCCAGTGCTGAGTGATACACTTCTTACAGAAGTTGTGTCCACATGGTGTGGTGACTGGATCAGCGAACACATCCAGACAGACAGAGCACAGAAACTGATCTTCAGATCGCAGATTACTGGCAGCAAACATATCTGCACTCTGGGAACAAAAGTCAAAGCATGATGAGTTAAAGTCTAACGATTTTCTGTGAGTGGTTTAGAACTGTCGAAGTGGGATCATGACAGCAATTTCAGATGAGGCAAAGAACTTGAAAAAATCTTCAGGGTATAACTATCTTATGTTGCATGGAGTCCAAAAATCACAGAATCACATCAAATAATTTAAGAGTAGAGTAATCCACTGAGAGACATCACCTGCACACTCACTTTATGTTTCTACATGTAGAGCTTACTCACTAAGTGCTGCCGTTCACTACAATCTCCTGACTGGAGGACTCACCCCGAGCTAGTTTTAGGATTTTTAGAACTGTGTTATATCAATCAGGTCTAAGAAGTTAATCCCAGGACTTTATGTTTGTTTACAAGTTTAAATAAATTTCTCATGTTATCCTGCACTGTTTCAGATGAGAGTGTGACTATGTTTGGTTTCATAACCACTTCTTTAATTCTAGTCATAGTTTAGTCCATGGAAAATCATTCATCATCTCTCTTCAGCCGTTTTTTCCGGTAAAATATctttaatatatttataaagccatgcatattcttttttttacttcacaCTTCCTGGTTCTTAAGTAAGTGGGGGTGAATTGGAATTTGGCACTCTTAAAGTTTCAAGATTTTTGCAGCAACTTTTAACACTCATAACTTCATATGGATACAGGAGGAGACTGAAGCATGCCGttttcagctttaaaaaaattacattcaATTGAATTCTACACTGGTGTCATGATTTTTCTGTAGCATACTTTGAGGATCAGCATCGTGGGATATCAGGATATTAATAAATTGCACCAGTTTAATGTTGGTGACGTagagaaacagaaacaagtATCGGTACCCTGTACTTTCTATGTGTTTTCTGATCATTCACTGGAGGAAACTTAAAAAAGGCAATTCTGGCTACATTTTGAAGGCTTATGTCACCATGTGGTATAGGTGGTTGCTCAGTGTTTAAGGACAACACTTTCTCAGCATCTTTTCAACAGCAAATGTTGTAAAATCCAAAATATGTGATATaattccaaaaaataaaaatcaggtcTGCTTGtcaaatgcaaacaaaacacTATGCATCATGTGTAagctgacagaaaaaaagtatCACTTTAAGAGAAAAATTAGCtgattttgaatttgaattcaACAACATTTCTGAgacttaaaaaaagaaggagaaacATTCATGAGAG
Coding sequences within:
- the LOC101486825 gene encoding E3 ubiquitin-protein ligase TRIM21-like, with product MFAASNLRSEDQFLCSVCLDVFADPVTTPCGHNFCKKCITQHWDRNAPCQCPMCKEAFYCRPLLKVNTLFSEVVAQFRDETQQKAKRSSAEQQAAKPGEVPCDICTGTRLRALKSCLVCLTSYCETHLEPHLTVKGLKRHQLIEPVENLEGRMCMKHDKHLELFCKTDQTSVCTLCSVLDHKTHEFVPLREESEEKKTELRKMDDEIQQMIEKRRQKIQEINESEKMSKDAADKQKTEGVQIFTVLKEFIEKGLKKVIKEIEDKQETTEKQAEGLIKELEQEISELKKRSSEVKNLICSEDHLHFIQSFSSLKAVPPTKDWTEVIVLPPTYEGTVMRAVAQLEETLRIEMKKLFEAELRRVQQYAVDVSLDADTAHPELILSDDGKQVNHGDEKHNLPDNPERFSYCVCVLGKQSFSSGRFYYEAQVKRKTDWELGVARESIDRKKIMTLSPEDGFWTVVLRNGNEYKALDEHDVCVCRPSGPEKVGVFVDYEEGVVSFYDIDAAALIYSFTGCSFTEKLYPYFNPCNNDNGKNSAPLLIPPINHIE